The following proteins are encoded in a genomic region of Musa acuminata AAA Group cultivar baxijiao chromosome BXJ2-11, Cavendish_Baxijiao_AAA, whole genome shotgun sequence:
- the LOC103971798 gene encoding solanesyl-diphosphate synthase 1, mitochondrial isoform X1, which yields MYLRWALRSLVSRSRTGASGLHGGRFFSAACSGAPLTRNPAKIPKVLACRESYFWGACGIHDIRYQIHQDNSSREEPLDPFALVADELSMLADRLRSMVVAEVPKLSSAAEYFFKVGVEGKRFRPTVLLLMASALNMPIPEAAASGAYNNFSKDLRARQQCIAEITEMIHVASLLHDDVLDDANTRRGIGSLNFVMGNKLAVLAGDFLLSRACVALASLKNTEVVSLLATTVEHLVTGETMQMTTKSEQRRSMDYYLQKTYYKTASLISSSCKAIALLAGHTAEVSKLAYDYGRNLGLAFQLVDDILDFTGTSASLGKGSLSDIRHGIVTAPILFAMEEFPELHVVVDQGFDDPANVDVALEYLGKSQGIERTRELAAEHANYAAEAIEALPESDDEDVLVSRRALVDLTHRVISRTK from the exons ATGTACTTGAGATGGGCTCTGAGGAGTTTGGTGAGCCGGTCGAGGACCGGGGCTTCTGGCCTGCATGGCGGTAGATTCTTCTCCGCTGCTTGCTCTGGAGCTCCCTTGACCCGGAACCCTGCCAAGATCCCCAAG GTGTTGGCTTGCAGAGAATCTTATTTCTGGGGTGCTTGCGGCATCCATGATATCAGATATCAGATCCACCAAGACAATAGTTCGAGAGAG GAACCGTTGGACCCTTTCGCCTTAGTCGCTGATGAACTGTCAATGCTTGCAGATAGATTGCGCTCTATGGTGGTTGCTGAG GTTCCAAAGTTATCATCGGCTGCTGAATACTTCTTCAAAGTGGGAGTGGAAGGGAAAAGATTTCGCCCTACT GTCCTGTTGTTGATGGCTTCGGCTTTGAATATGCCCATACCTGAAGCAGCTGCTAGTGGTGCCTATAACAACTTCTCGAAGGATTTACGTGCAAGGCAGCAATGCATTGCTGAAATAACTGAAATGATTCAT GTGGCAAGCCTTCTCCATGATGATGTTCTAGATGATGCTAATACTCGGCGTGGGATTGGTTCATTGAATTTTGTCATGGGGAACAAG CTTGCTGTGCTTGCAGGGGACTTTCTACTTTCAAGAGCATGTGTTGCCCTTGCATCACTTAAGAACACAGAG GTTGTAAGTTTATTAGCAACAACTGTAGAACACTTAGTCACTGGTGAAACAATGCAGATGACAACTAAATCCGAGCAACGTCGCAG CATGGACTATTATCTACAGAAGACATATTACAAGACTGCTTCATTGATTTCAAGCAGTTGCAAAGCTATTGCTCTTCTAGCAGGGCATACTGCAGAAGTTTCAAAGCTTGCATATGACTATGGCAGAAATTTG GGTTTAGCATTTCAGCTAGTTGACGATATTCTTGATTTCACTGGCACATCAGCTTCACTTGGGAAGGGCTCCTTATCCGATATTCGGCAT GGAATTGTGACAGCTCCAATACTTTTTGCAATGGAGGAGTTCCCTGAATTGCATGTTGTTGTTGATCAGGGTTTTGATGATCCTGCAAATGTTGATGTT GCCCTTGAATACCTTGGAAAAAGTCAAGGAATTGAGAGGACAAGAGAACTAGCAG